A stretch of Gemmatimonadota bacterium DNA encodes these proteins:
- a CDS encoding FtsX-like permease family protein translates to MIRNYLTVALRNLLRQPVYSLINIVGLAIGMAACMLIVLYIQDELSYDRYHPDADRIYRIVDDIESGGQTIRTAGSPLSWAPALKQDYPEVERFVRMRGTASSWLFHREEMQFYEKKVIWAEDGLFDLFAIPLVAGDPNTALVEPFTIVISETMAAKYFGGEEAMGQILGVDNTYDFKVTGIMRDLPANTHMRADMFTSYSSLATIGSYYRVNWEVHDNFYTYIRLRENADPDDLEARFPDFLEKYAGEKYRESGVVLRPSLQPVVDIHLHSHRESEFEPNGDIRFVVLYTLIAFLIPLIACINFVNLATARSAMRAREVGVRKAMGANRTQLLGQFMGEAVVMAAIAMVISSILVQLALPAVNAITGKQLIFPLSNGLLLAALAFGAIVIGLAAGSYPAVYLSGFAPTEVLKGNLETGTRGLNLRKVLVVVQFAMSIFLLVSTAIIYDQLEYISTKRLGFNKEQVMVLPITGSTQRRNTPVLKERLSQLPGVLGVATASGVPGMRVIPIMAVRPDGMAPEDHLMMATLQVDESFLDVLEIDLAAGRNFSTDWGTDSTTGFLLNEAAVRYLGWGTPPEAIGKPFAWLPFGGKKGNVIGVVEDFHLRTIHEEIEPIVVLTSSYHIYVLIRLEPGRIPETISRIGEAWRNVDAGFPLEYTFLDEDFDRLYQDDRRLGEVFAIFAVLGVFVACLGLLGLASFSIQQRTREIGIRKLLGSSVSTIVVLLSKDFMKYVLLGNVIAWPLAYFVMMRWLQNYAYAETLDFMWFLAGGVAALVIAWLTIGAHAVAASRRNPVNALRQG, encoded by the coding sequence ATGATCCGCAACTACCTCACGGTCGCCCTGCGCAACCTCCTCAGACAACCCGTCTATTCCCTCATCAATATCGTCGGACTCGCCATCGGCATGGCGGCATGCATGCTGATCGTGTTGTACATACAGGACGAGCTCAGCTACGACCGCTATCACCCGGACGCGGATAGGATTTACAGGATCGTCGACGATATCGAAAGCGGCGGGCAGACCATCCGGACAGCGGGATCGCCCTTGAGCTGGGCGCCGGCGCTGAAGCAAGACTATCCCGAGGTCGAGCGGTTCGTTCGGATGCGGGGTACGGCCTCTTCCTGGCTGTTTCATAGAGAAGAAATGCAATTCTATGAGAAAAAAGTCATCTGGGCGGAAGACGGCCTGTTCGACCTGTTCGCTATCCCCCTGGTCGCCGGAGATCCGAATACCGCGCTGGTAGAACCCTTTACGATCGTCATCTCGGAAACGATGGCGGCCAAGTACTTCGGCGGTGAAGAAGCCATGGGGCAGATTCTGGGCGTGGATAACACCTACGATTTCAAGGTCACCGGAATCATGCGGGACCTGCCCGCCAATACCCATATGCGGGCGGACATGTTCACCTCCTATTCCTCCCTCGCCACCATCGGCAGTTACTACCGGGTAAACTGGGAGGTTCATGACAACTTCTACACGTACATCCGGCTACGTGAAAACGCGGATCCGGATGATCTCGAAGCGCGGTTTCCGGACTTCCTCGAAAAGTACGCCGGGGAGAAATACCGCGAATCGGGCGTCGTGCTGAGGCCGTCGCTGCAACCCGTCGTCGACATCCACCTTCATTCTCACCGGGAAAGCGAATTCGAGCCCAACGGCGACATCCGCTTCGTGGTCCTCTATACACTGATCGCGTTCCTGATTCCGCTGATCGCGTGCATCAATTTCGTCAACCTGGCCACGGCCCGGTCGGCTATGCGCGCCCGGGAAGTGGGCGTCCGGAAGGCGATGGGCGCCAACCGGACCCAGTTGCTGGGGCAGTTCATGGGAGAGGCCGTCGTCATGGCGGCGATCGCCATGGTGATTTCGTCGATCCTGGTACAGCTCGCCCTGCCCGCGGTGAATGCGATCACCGGGAAGCAGCTGATCTTCCCGCTCTCGAACGGACTGCTATTGGCCGCACTCGCATTCGGTGCGATCGTCATTGGATTGGCGGCAGGAAGCTATCCGGCCGTCTATCTCTCCGGGTTTGCGCCCACCGAAGTATTGAAGGGCAACCTTGAAACAGGTACACGGGGACTGAATCTGCGAAAGGTCCTGGTCGTCGTACAGTTCGCCATGTCCATCTTCCTGCTGGTCAGCACGGCGATCATCTATGACCAACTCGAGTATATCAGTACCAAGCGGTTGGGTTTCAACAAGGAACAGGTGATGGTGCTTCCCATCACGGGATCCACGCAGCGTCGGAATACACCCGTACTGAAAGAACGATTGTCCCAGTTGCCCGGTGTGCTGGGCGTGGCCACGGCTAGCGGGGTACCGGGAATGCGGGTGATCCCGATCATGGCGGTCCGGCCCGATGGCATGGCGCCGGAAGACCACCTCATGATGGCCACGTTGCAGGTGGACGAGTCCTTCCTGGATGTCCTGGAGATCGATCTGGCAGCCGGACGGAACTTCTCGACGGACTGGGGGACGGACTCGACCACGGGCTTCCTGCTCAACGAGGCGGCCGTTCGCTACCTTGGCTGGGGAACGCCGCCGGAAGCCATAGGCAAACCGTTCGCGTGGCTGCCCTTCGGCGGGAAGAAAGGAAATGTGATCGGCGTGGTAGAAGATTTCCATCTCCGTACCATCCACGAGGAGATCGAACCGATCGTTGTTTTAACGAGTTCTTATCACATTTACGTGCTCATTCGGCTCGAACCCGGACGGATTCCCGAGACCATTTCACGCATCGGGGAGGCATGGCGAAACGTCGATGCCGGCTTCCCCCTGGAATACACCTTCCTGGACGAGGATTTCGACCGGCTGTACCAGGATGACCGGCGGCTTGGCGAGGTCTTCGCGATCTTCGCGGTGCTGGGCGTCTTCGTGGCCTGCCTAGGTCTCCTCGGACTGGCCTCCTTTTCGATTCAGCAACGCACCCGGGAGATCGGGATCCGCAAGTTACTCGGCTCGTCGGTCTCCACAATCGTCGTGCTACTGTCGAAGGACTTCATGAAATACGTCCTGCTGGGCAACGTGATTGCCTGGCCCCTGGCCTATTTCGTCATGATGCGCTGGCTGCAGAACTACGCCTACGCGGAGACCCTCGATTTCATGTGGTTTCTGGCCGGCGGTGTCGCAGCTCTGGTCATCGCCTGGTTGACCATCGGGGCGCACGCGGTAGCGGCGTCGCGAAGGAATCCGGTGAACGCGTTGAGGCAGGGGTGA